The DNA sequence CAGGCCGGTCAGCGGGTCTCGGTTGGCGGCCCTGACAGCGGCCCGGATCGAGCGTCTACCCCCTTCGATTACCGCCTGGATGAGGATCGGCAGCAGGACCACGGTGGTGAATGCCGGGGCGTTGTAGAGGAACTGATCCAGGAAGGTCGCCGCGCCGGTGTGGATGTTCCAGAACGTGATCGAGCCGAGCACGGCTGACGCGAAGACACAGTGGACGCCAAGCACCCGCCAACCCAGCAGAAACGCGGCGAAGACGCCGACCGTGCTCATGTACAGAATCGGCGCGAGTCGCATCATCGGCCCGGCGTACATCCAGGCAGATACCGCGAATGAGAGGTCCGCCCACACGACAAAGGAGATTGCCCAGCGTCTGCTTGGCCACGGGCGGACCATCCAGCACACACCCACCAGGAACGAGACCGCGATGAGCGATTGGTGGATGATGCGCCCGGTCCCCTGTGGGCCCAGGGGGTGCATATTGACGATGGTCCCCAAGGGGAGGATGGACATACACAGCAACCCGATGGTGACCTTCAAATGCCTCAGGTTTCGTGGGCCGAGAGCGCCTGTGACGAACCGGTATTCCTGCTCGGGGGTTCGACAGCGTCGCGGCCTATGTCTTCGGTTGCTGGGCACGGGCTCATTGTGTGGCAAGAGTCGCGCTGAGTGTTCCGGATGTGGAACTGAGTATTGCAGGCACAGCAATAGTGCGGCCTCGGCGGCAGCTGACTGCGTGCGATCGGTCCGCCAGTTGGCAGTTGTGTGCCCTCGGCAGGATTCGAACCTGCGACACCGGCTTATAGCTCATGGGGTTGGGGCGTTACGCCAGAGTCCGTTAAAGTATTGCAGCACTGGGCAATGCGGGAGTATGCGGTACGGAAGGGTGCATACAAGTACGCGGCGTGTCGCGGACGTTTATACGGGGAAAGTACGGGGTGACCGCTACCCGCCCCCGACGCGGTTGCGGGATTCCGCAAACGGGTTCCTTGAGGAGGTTTTTCGGTGTAGCCCGGAGAACTAGCCGCGCCGGTACTGCCATGGCGGTGGGGTGGCCCGGATGACGTACACCTCGCCGCGGGCTCGGGTCTCAGCGATCAGTTCGCCGGTGACGAATCGGATCCGCACCTCGACGCCACGCTCGACCTGAAACGGTGAGTCGTGTCTGTTCTGAACACAGTTGTGAGAACCGGTCAGCTAGTAGAGAACTTTCCCTCTTCTGGAAGTGAGGATTCCTCGCTGCGCCGCACAGTGTCAGGCTTAGTCGATGCCGCGGGGCTCGACTGCGCCGCCGTGTCGCCTTTCGTGGCTGAGGCGCCGCCGCTGGCTGGTTGTACATCAGGGGCCGTGTCTTGGGTGAGGGGGATCTCGCGAAGTGCCCAGCCTGAGGTGTCGATGGACTGGGTGTTGTGGTACTCGATGAAGAGGTCAGCGACGGCGTCCGGCGAAAGAACCTCATTCTTGTTGACCTCGACGGTCGTACCGTCCTGACGGGCAAGTTGCAGCGGCTCGGTACCACCGCTCGGGTGCCCAAGAGTGAACAGGCGTCCGTCCTTCATCCACTCAACAGTCAAACCATCTGCCGTGCCAGTGGATTGAAGGAAGTTGTCTTCGGGCTCCGCGTACTCGAACTTTGAAACGTTATCCGGCCACTTGAACAGAATGATGAAGAGCGAATCATCGCCGATGCCACGAATAAGGTGACCAAGCTGCATCGGCGCACGACCCGGCTCCTCACCGAGCGGAATGATCGCGGACTCATCCTGAATTGCAAACCTCACGGCACCCTCACCTCTACAACGTCCGTAATCTTGACTGGAACTACGCTACCGTCAGGCAGCTTCGCCGTTCCGTAGGCGGGCGTCTCAGCGCTGACATGCGGATCGAAACCTTTCTGATTTCCAGAGAGTCCTGCTGTTCCGCTCTTAACCTCTACGCCCTTTGCCTCTACATATCCATCCGCTCCTGGTTTTGGGTCTTTGGGCATGTCATAGCCGTCGAACTTGCGTACACGTGGATCACCGTTCGGCTTGGTAGGTCCGGTTCCTTCGGGGAACTTCGCCTGACTCTGATTTGGCACCACTGTGCGATCCGGGTTCGTCTTCCCGTATGACCTAATGCCAGCAGCTTCCTTGTCAGCGGACGGCGCGTCATGCCCTTGGTAGCGCCCCCTGGAGTCGCGTACTTGTTGGTGCATGATGGTGACGCCGTCTGCACCGAGGGCGGCTTGCGAGAGATCAAGGCTAGCGGCGGTGGACATTACAGCGCCGGTGCCGATGATGGCGACTCCTGCGACGTTTGCGGGTACACCGACAATGGCGCCGACCCCCGTGAGGTCTAGGGCGACGCCGCCGACCTCCACTCCCGACCCGAGCGCCATGAGCGCGGCCCCACCGATGAGTGCGGCAGTATCTCCTGGGTGGTGGACCATCGCGTTGCCGTAGGACGCGACGGCGTTCACGACGTCGGCCCCCACGTTGCAGAGGTCGTCACCGATGTCCTGGAGCTCAGCGCCTGCCCAGTCAGCCATGACTTTCCCGAATGCTTCCACCGCAGCAACGATCGGGGCAAGCAACTGGCCGACAGCGTCGGCCTCAGTTTTCAAGTCCCGCAAGACCTGCAGGGCTTCATGTGCGATCTTCTGAAGCTGCTCACCCTTGCCGGTGATGAGACTGATTCCCTCTTGGAACAGTCCGGAAGGAGTCGCAAGGTGCAGCGCTTCACCGATCAGCTTCTTTAGATGGGTGTGGGCATCATCGACGTGCTGGGCGTAGGCGTTGAGCTGCTTGGCGATATCCCCTGCAGCTTTGGACATCCCGGCGGCAGCCTTGGCCGAATCGCTGAATCCAGTACTGACATTGCCCTTTTCGGGGATGTCCTGGCCCTTGGCTTGATTCTCTGGCCCGACTAGGGCGCCGTCGAACGTGTTGGCGGCATTGGAAATGGCCGTCCACTGGCTGGCTGCTGCCCGCATCTTGCCGATATCGCCGTTGGGCCACACCATGCCGATCACGGATTGGATTAAGCCCCACCCGAACGGCGCCTCTGAAAGGCTGCCTTCGCCCTTTGGCGGAACGTGTGACGAGATGGGTTTGGTTGCAGTGGGTTTGGTAGGCGGTCCTCCACCAGGTTTGATCGCCGAGTAGTGGTTGGCGATGGCGTAGTTATAGGCGCTCATCTTCAATAGGTCACCGATGCGGCTGGTGCCGTTGCCGGTGTCCACCAGGGCCACCACCACCGCCGAGGCGGCATCGTCGTACTTCTCACCAACCACCAACCCAGCAGGGTCGGTACCGTTCATCCCACCTGAAGCGGAAAGCGCGTTGAGCGCATTCTGCACCGCCGTGGTGAAAGTGGTGCTCGCGGAAACCGTCGCGCCGCCGGCGGCATCGAGTACCGCGGGGTCAACGGTGACCACAACTCACCCGCGTTTCCACATCGAGGAGTTCGTGTTGATTGCGGCGGTGTAGTTTCCATGCGCGCCGTGGGTGATCTTGCGCAATTCGGCGACAGCTTGACGCATCTCTGCGGCCCCGACTGCCCACTTCTTTTGGGCCTCAAGGTGCCCCGCGGCTGCCGCGCCTTTCCAGTCGATATGCATATCGTTGACCCGCTGGTCCACGTCGCCGATGAATTGCTCCGTCGACCTCTCGAATTTGTCGAGGATCTCGATTACCGACGCCAATGCCGCTGGATCGACGTGGAAGCTGTTATCGCCGCCCATTTCGATTCCCTTCTCAGAGGTGTCCGCTGGCCCGGTGCAAAGTGGCCGCAACTTCATGGACCTTGGACGCCAGCAGCGTCATTCCGTCTACGACGTCCGATGCGCCTTCGTGCCAGTCGGCGAACGCATTGTGAAACTGGCTACCCGGGTCGCCCTTCCATCCGGCCCCAAGGAGCGTGCGGACCTCGTCATCGACCTGGCTGAGCTGCCCTTTGAAACCCTGCGTCGCTGACGTGATCTGATTCGCCAGGGCATACACACGTTCGGGGGTTAGCTGCAATACCTCGCCCGATGAACCCTCAGTGCCCATAGTTAACCCCTCGCACGCTCCGGTCAGATAGCCCGGACACTACATGGCTGCTCGCTGGAGAGCCGCGCGAAGCGAGTAGCTGGGAAGTGGCTGTGGATACGCTGAATGTGTAATCCAAATGCCCGCCACAAGGGGGGCTGCACCCCTCAACCAGCCGCGCCGGTACTGCCATGGCGGTGGGGTGGCCCGGATGATGTACACCTCACCGCGGGCTCGGGTCTCAGCGATCAGTTCGCCGTCCATGAACCGGACGCGGACCTCTAGGCCCAGGCTCGACCTGGAACCGGGCGTACTCCTTGCCCTCGCGCAGGTCGCCGGTGATGGTCTCGGTCCAGACCCCGCGCGGCCCCAGTTGTGCATGACCGTGCAGACTGTCTGGCCGGTGGTGAGCTTGTTGACGTGGAGCTTGACCTCGGACCGGACGTTAGACCTGGGGTCCGACAGGTCGTCGGGCAGCAGTTCTAAAAATGGTGTGGGGAAAGGAACTCACGGCTCAACCAGCGCTGGTCGCGCCTAGTCCACCTCTGTCCACCTGTTGTGTGACGGTGCGTAGTTGCGTTTAACTCCGATGTAGTCGTAGGGAATGGTGATCCATTCAAAGTCGGGTTCCCGCCACAGGGTTGGTTTCCCATCGATAACCATCGAAATCTCCAGGTTCCATAGCATCGCCCTTGTAGTCGCTCGGCCAGATACCCTGAACACGAGGGGATCTCCGGACGAGACGCTGAAAAGTGTGTCCACTTCGACTTCGCTCCCGATCTGGCGGGAGTCGATACACCAAACCCGATTCGCGTCCAGATCGGCTTCGAGGGACAGTGCACGTATTGGTCCCGCAAGTGCCTGGCGTAGGGCTACGCCGGGCACCGCCTCTGCTTCTCTCGCATTCACGGTAATGCCGTCGATCACAGCGGATGTGGTTCCCTTCGCCTGAACAACCAAGAGGAACTCTCCGAGTCCAATTGGCAGTGCCTGACGCTGCTTGATCCACCTGGCCGCAGCGCTCGTTTGATGCACGATCTCATCCGGGTTAGGCGGCGAGCACTCTTGTATGTCAATGACATTGGGCACAAAGAGCGAATAAGTCGGCGACCACTCGCGAACGGTGATCGTGACATTTCGGCTAGGTGTTGCAGCACGATGAAGGTACGACACGGCAGCACCGAACGCCTTGGCGCCCGAAATAATTGTCGCTGGTTCCACAGATTGAACAGTAGGCGTAACCCAAGGGTATGGCGGTGATGAGGGGGCCGTGATCTCAGATCTGGAGACGGGACGCAAGCAGACGCTCGATATCAGTGAGTTGTTATCGCTCGCCGCAGCGCATTGTGTACCGCCAGCGTCATTGCTGTTTCCGGATGACGCGAGTGTGGAAGTCTTACCCGGCAAGTCCGTCTCTGGGCTGGTGGGGTAAGGGTGGTTCATCGGCGCCAAGGGTCATGTTCCCGAAGGTGTCACCTCTGACGAATCTCTGCATGCTCCTTTGCATCTCTTTGAAATTGCAGAGAAAATCGACGAACGTCAGATCATTCTTTATCAGCTGGGTGGCCGCGACCCGGACGTGGAAGTACTGAACGACGAGTCTGCAGCGATCGGCAAGGCCCTTGAGTGCTTCCAGAAGGATTACCGGATCCTGCTCGACTATTGGCAGCGGCGAAAGTCCAGCAAGCGGCAAGGCGATGCCTAGGCAGCGGCTCGCGCCCGGCGAGCATGGCAAGGTCACGTGCACTCGGCGCGATGGGAAGCACTACGCCACAACGTATTTGCGACTGCACACCGGCAGGCGTGTGGAGCGTGAGGCGACGGGCAAGTCTGCGGAGGATGTGCGACGGAACCTTACGGCCAGGATCGCTGTCGAGTTGGCGACCGGCACCGGCGCGGGGGTAGTCAATGGCAAGACGACGCTTGATGACCTATTTGAGGCGTGGGTTGCCGACAAAGTCGCGCAAGGCTCGCTGAGCCCTCAATCAGAGGAGCAGTATCGCCGGGTATGGCGCGGCCACGGTTCTGAACAGCTTGGGCGCTGCGTATCACAGAGCTGACGACCAGCAGAGCTGATGCGCATTTGAAGACCGCTCCCGCGCGGCAGTCATCGCTCCTGCGGACAATCCTCGTTGGCATGTTTTCGATGGCGGTCCGCTTCGACGTGTTGCACCACAATCCGATTCGTGAGGCGCAATCAGCGCCGCGGGGTGAACGTAGGCCAGTGCGCGCGCTGACCGCTGTGGAGCTTGAGCAGGTGCGGCGGGCCGTGGGGGCATACGCGACTCCGTCGGGTCGATCGGGCCCTCCAAGGGGTGTGATGCTGCCGGCGTTCGTGGAGTTGTTGGCCGCGACCGGTGCCCGGCCAGGGGAGGTGCTGGCGATCAGATGGCAGGACGCGGATCTGCTTGCGGATCCACCAGTGGTGACGGTCAACGGGACGGTGATGGATCACGACCGTGTGCCGGGTAAGCCAATCCACAGGCAGGATTCCCGCAAGGGTGGGGCACCACCGATCACGGCACTGCTGCCGAAATTCGGCGTCGAGGCGCTGACGGCTCTAGTCGGGGAGACGTTGTCCACAACACCGTCAGCCACGGTCCTGACCAACCGTGACGGGGGCCTGGTGTCGTTGTCGAATGTCCGCAGCGCTGCGTGAAGCACTAGCGCCGCACGAGGCGTTGCGATGGGTTACACCGCACAGCTTCAGGCGCTCGGTGGCCACGGCGGTTCGTGACGGCTTGGGCATTGAGGCCGCGCAGCGGCAGCTTGGGCACGCCGAGATGGCGACGACCGAGCAGCATTACGCGCAGCGCTGCACCACCGGGCCGGACGCAGGTGCAGTGCTGGAGGAATGGGCAGGTCAGGCCAGGAAGTAGGGCAATGTATGGGGAAAGTGAGGAGTTTGAGACCATGCGGATTAGCTGGCTACCTCAGAAACATCTCTGAACTGCAATCTTTGTGCCCTCGGCAGGATTCGAACCTGCGACACCGGCTTTAGGAGAGCCGTGCTCTATCCCCTGAGCTACGAGGGCGGGGGACCTATGTGAATAGGTGTCTAAAACTCTAGCGGGTCGGCGGACCTGCTCCGAACGTCGGTTGGTAGCGAGTCGAGGGCGTTTCCGATGTTGCTCACGGGGCTCGTCGAGTCCCGTGGGACGCGTGTGACTAATCAGTGGGTAGACGCGTCCCTGGTTAGGCCATGCTGGTTTTTTGACTGCGCCGATGTAGATAGTGGGCGATCGCATTGCGGCCCAGGGCGAATCCGATCATGACAGCGTGTTGGCGCGTGGGGCTGTGCGCGGTAATGCGCCCGCCGTAGAGGGTGCGGTCGAGAGTGTTGTTGAGTGATTCGGCGTCTTCGCGCCAGCCGTAGCAGCGGTCATAGACGCCGTGGCTGCTTTCGGTTTTGGTGTGTTGGCGCAGGTGTTCGGCACGGTTGTAGCCCGTCTTGAGGTCCTTATCGGTGTTGTCGATGCGACCGGACTGGACGGTGCCGCACGTGGTGGCGAAGTCGATGTACCAGCGGTGGGTACCGCCTTGGTTGCGGCGCGGGTAGATCTTGGCGACCGGGAGTGGTTCGTAGGCCATTTCGCCGGTGTCGATGATGCTGCGTTCGTGCAGGCGACCGTCGACGGTCCAGATGGCGTGGGTATCGCGGCATGTGCAGTTGATTTGGGTGAAGAAGGTGGGCTTGGCAGTGCCAGCGTGTGTCGGCACGAGGACGGTCAGGCCCTGCTTCATGGCGTGGTCGATGTGTGTGCCACGAAAGGCTCCGTCGTAGCAGATTCCGTCGACGCGCAGGTCTGGGTGGGCGATGACTTTGTCGAGCATCTTTATCGCGATGCCGGCTTCGCCTTTGTAGCCTTTGCCGTGCGGGACGGGTTCGGTGCCGAGGATAGCGCGCAGATTTCGGGTGTTGTCTGGCCGGGTGGACAGGGTGGCGAACTTGGCTCCGTAGCGGAATTCTGGTGCACCGTCACCGTTTTGGACTTCGTTGTGAGCGACGATCCGGCAGCGGCCCTCAGCGGTGAGTTTCTCGACGGTTTTCTTGCGGAATGGAGGTGGCACGACGGTGCCGTCCCCGACGACGAACTGGCCGCGGGCGGGGTCGGCGTGCGATACCCGCTTGTCGGGGTTCAGGCAGCCAAGGCGGCGGGCCAATTCCGCTCCGGTCTCGCGCAGGCCGTCTTGCAGTTGCTCGATATGCCGGTCGAGCTTGGGCTGGGCGTAGGTGTGATGGTGGCGTCTGGGCGGTTCGGGCCGTGCGCTCTTGCCGTGGTCGGTGGCGTGTTCGCAGATGATGTCCCAGTAGTCGGGGTTGTTCATGATCCGGCTTGCGGCATTGGCCGAGCCGAACGCGCCGTGCAGGGAGGTGTGCAGGATGTGAACCCAGTTGGGATACATCGGTGGCCGCCCGGGCGTGCCTGGTTCACGATCGGGAATGCGGTCGGCGATGGTGTATTGCGCTGGGTCGGAGGCGATCGCGTGGACCTTCTCGATCTCTACCAGGGTGTGATCACCCGGGATTTGAAGCTGCTGACGGCGCCACTGGTCGATCCGGCCAGCACCATAGGTGGTGCGACGACGGCGGTGCGGCGGCAGGGACATGTGTGGTCAGTCGTCCTGGCGCCACTGGTAACCGATAAGTGCCGCAGTGCCATCGAGTGATCCCGAGCCGATCAGCTTGGCCGCCAACTCGATTCGACCGGTCTCCTCGAAGACTTGCCGGGCCGCATATGCGGTCAGCGAGGACGGCTTAATCCCGGTGGTGGCGCTTAAGCCGGCGCGGGTCAGGACATCGCGGACAGTGACACACACCCGGGCCTGACGTTGCGCGTCGGAGCCGTCTGAGCCGGTGCAAACGATCGTCTCGCCAGTGGCACCGTGTTCGGTCAGGTGCGCGATCCGTTGGTCGATGACCCGGCGCGCCCAAGTGTCCAAGGCCAGGCGCCGGGCACGGTGCTTGGTCGAGCCGCGCGCCCATACCGTACGCGCGTCGACATCGACATCACTGATGCGGATATGGCCGAGCTCGCTCGTATGCGCACCAGCCAGCAGCAGTGCGGTTGTAGCGGCATGCCGGGTGGGTGTGCCGTGTTCGCAGAAGAGCCGGACCAGCACCGCCTCATTGTCGGTGAGTGGCCGCAGCGCGGCGGCTTGCCGGTCCGGCACGTCGATATCTGCGGTCGGATCATGCAAGACCAGTCCGAGTCGGCGGGCGGTGCGAAAGTATGCGCGCAAGGCTGCGCGGCGGTTGTGCATCGTGGCTATCGCTGCCGGTGCCACCATGCCGTGACGGGAGCGGCCCTTGGCCGCAACGAATTTCGTCACTAAACCGTGGTCAATCGCGTCGAGCGTGGTGACATCGTGCGCCGCGGCGAAGCGAATGAACCGACGGGCGAGCAGCGTGAATTTGTCGAGTGTCTGTGTCGACATGGCGCCGTCGAGCGCCCAGTCCGCGACGACGAGGTCAACGGTGGTGGCCACGCTGTTCTCAGCCATGGCCGGCCCCCACGGCAGCAGCAGCTCTAGCTGTGCGCTGCTCATCGCACACATCCCGTGTGTGGTGCTGGTCCATCGGTGATCCTTCCGCCATGCTGGTGCGTAAATGCACCAGCATGGTACGGGTCACCCGCGGACGGGCTGTCGAGTGCCGCTTCGGGCGTTATCGTCAGGTGGTGTCGCGCAGCCATGGCGTTCGACCACCCGCCGAGTACGTGTCCGCTGGCATATGGCCAGATGGACAGTTGGTGGCCGACGCGCCACCGGCAGCTGCTGTCGCGCAGCACGTGGCGAGAGCGTTGCGGGCGGCGATGATCGAAACGGGAACTGGTCAACGGCCACTTGCGCTGGCTAGCGGGGTGTCTCACACCACGATCGGGCGCATCCTGGCCGGCACGGTCCTCTGCGATATCGGGACGCTCGCGCACCTCGAACACACGCTCAGTCGACCGCTGTGGCCCCGGACGTCGGCGCGACAGAGCGCCCGATCCGCACGACATGTCGATCGAGCTACGCGACCGACATCTATTGACTCGTGACACGTGTGGCACGTTACAAACCTTGAGTGACATTGCCGCGCATTTGCATCGGCGGGTTGCGCTTGACTCACGTTACAAGTGTCGGAACAATGGGTAGCGCAGGCGCATACGCGCCGAACTGGGACTGACACGGACAGGTGGGCCATGGGCGCAACCAGCAGATCGTTGGTCGAGTTGATCGAGTCGGCGGTGCGACGCCACGATGGGGCGTCCGGGCGGCGATTAGCGGAGATCGCCCAACGCGGCGGACATGAGGTGTCTCACGCGACCTTGAACCGGCTGCGGCAAGGCACTTATGCGTCGCGCCCTTCGGATACATCGATTCGTGCGATCGCCTACCTGGCAGAGGTGCCTGAGACGGTTGCCTTCGCCGCGGCAGGGGTACGCCCACCGATGGCCGATCGATACGAGCCGCCAGCTGAAGCTCAAAGGATGACCACGCCGCAGCGCAAAGCGATCGACCAATTGCTTCGCGCCTTCGTCGGCGACCAGGTTCCAGTGAATCGTGTCGATGGAGTGGACTTCTCCAAACTTCTGGCCGTCCGAGAACAACTTGCCACGGCTGTCGCCGACGACGATGCGGTCGCACTGTTGGAAACAGGTCGCTGTGCCGTACAGGTGATCGACGAGGTGACCGCGGCGGTATTTGCCGCGGCCGACGGTGACAACAGTGCAGATCATGAACAGCAATGGCCGCCTATGGATTCGGCGGCGCTGATAGCGGTCGCGCCGTAGCGTTATTCCCGCGATGGTGAACAACCAGGGGGAGGTGGATCGTTGATACCCGAGTTGAGTTCCGAGCACGGTCTGTTACCAGCCGGACGGTACGGGGCCACTCGCGACGAAGTACATGCCCGATTCGTACATGGACGCGGCGAGCGCCGCACTCAATTGTGGAACCACTGGGAACTGGCCACGAACCTGCTCGGCCAACACGTGCCCATCAACGCCGTGTGGTTGCACGGCACGTTCCTGTCGGATGCGGCCCAGCCGCAGCCGGTGCAGTGCCTGTACTGGGTCGAAGACCTGGAACTTGGGAAGGCACGCCTTGATTCGGTCAGCGGGCCGCTACTGCGTGCGTTCGCTATGCCTGGAGAAGTGCGCAGGATTGTCGGTGTCCAGGTGGACACTCAACTAGTGCCCTGGCACTGTCAGCCCGA is a window from the Mycobacteroides salmoniphilum genome containing:
- a CDS encoding GGDEF domain-containing protein; this encodes MSILPLGTIVNMHPLGPQGTGRIIHQSLIAVSFLVGVCWMVRPWPSRRWAISFVVWADLSFAVSAWMYAGPMMRLAPILYMSTVGVFAAFLLGWRVLGVHCVFASAVLGSITFWNIHTGAATFLDQFLYNAPAFTTVVLLPILIQAVIEGGRRSIRAAVRAANRDPLTGLLNRRGVQSMFEFELRKRTDPATVVVMVADVDRFKELNDTYGHEAGDRTLQAIADTLFANTRDGDIAARIGGDEFMVVALVDNPDDIAAINARIRNASITSGAPETSLSIGIAWSSTDEEDFSFESLAREADFRLYEAKRDRAPRGSTA
- a CDS encoding WXG100 family type VII secretion target, which translates into the protein MGGDNSFHVDPAALASVIEILDKFERSTEQFIGDVDQRVNDMHIDWKGAAAAGHLEAQKKWAVGAAEMRQAVAELRKITHGAHGNYTAAINTNSSMWKRG
- a CDS encoding WXG100 family type VII secretion target — its product is MGTEGSSGEVLQLTPERVYALANQITSATQGFKGQLSQVDDEVRTLLGAGWKGDPGSQFHNAFADWHEGASDVVDGMTLLASKVHEVAATLHRASGHL
- a CDS encoding tyrosine-type recombinase/integrase → MSSAQLELLLPWGPAMAENSVATTVDLVVADWALDGAMSTQTLDKFTLLARRFIRFAAAHDVTTLDAIDHGLVTKFVAAKGRSRHGMVAPAAIATMHNRRAALRAYFRTARRLGLVLHDPTADIDVPDRQAAALRPLTDNEAVLVRLFCEHGTPTRHAATTALLLAGAHTSELGHIRISDVDVDARTVWARGSTKHRARRLALDTWARRVIDQRIAHLTEHGATGETIVCTGSDGSDAQRQARVCVTVRDVLTRAGLSATTGIKPSSLTAYAARQVFEETGRIELAAKLIGSGSLDGTAALIGYQWRQDD
- a CDS encoding DUF6932 family protein, which produces MIPELSSEHGLLPAGRYGATRDEVHARFVHGRGERRTQLWNHWELATNLLGQHVPINAVWLHGTFLSDAAQPQPVQCLYWVEDLELGKARLDSVSGPLLRAFAMPGEVRRIVGVQVDTQLVPWHCQPDPQDPDDYYAPYLQRRGMVDDLLQRVASRPAGAIRTRIDALPRRGYLEVIIDGYS